In Lolium perenne isolate Kyuss_39 chromosome 5, Kyuss_2.0, whole genome shotgun sequence, the sequence tctataccttgttcaacctcgtctcctgacaagtactctttactcgtaccgtggtatgtggtctcttatgaactcattcatatgcttgcaagacattagacgacattccaccgagagggcccagagtatatctatccgtcatcgggatggacaaatcccactgttgatccatatgcctcaactcatactttccggatacttaatcccacctttatagccacccatttacgcagtggtgtttggtgtaatcaaagtacctttccggtataagtgatttacatgatctcatggtcataaggactaggtaactatgtatcgaaagcttatagcaaataacttaatgacgagatcttatgctacgcttaattgggtgtgtccattacatcattcacacaatgacataaccttgttattaataacatccaatgttcatgattatgaaactaatcatccattaatcaacaagctagtttaagaggcatactagggacttcttgtttgtctacatatcacacatgtactaatgtttcggttaatacaattctagcatgatatataaacatttatcataaacataaagatataaataataaccactttattattgcctctagggcatatctccttcaaccaGGTCATGGCAACACCCAGCAGAACGTTCCACACATTATAgaaaaattatttctcaaaattAATGTTGTTCTAGGAAACCATGAGTACCACAATTGTTTTTCGAAGTTGTGCTAGAAGCGGAAATTCGGTTTGTCTTGTGAAAAAGTGGTGTCtggtgaaaaaaaaatccatttTACTGCAAGATGGTTGGTTATATTTAATATGTTGGAGTCTATTTAGGAGTAATTGATTTTCATGGAAGTATTAAACGCTCTACTCGTGGCATTTAAAGACATGTGTCAGGCACTAAACATCTTGTATTTCTGCATGTACAATTCATGTAAATTTGTCGTACAAACTAAACACTATAGTATTAGATTCAAATCTCCAACAGAGAATCAGTGACCTCGATATCATCCTCGAGCCTCCATATCCCAAACGTCCGGATCGGGTGGACTTCTTTCTACTCCAGCCGTCCCAATTCACAGGGTTTACGCGTATCTGTAGGTCGTAAATTTAATGATGATAATACAACATATGTATtataaaatatatatcattagaaaatttaGATGTTCTACTTTCTAATTATATAATTTTTATATTATACTGTTGGCTAAACTGATAATCTAGTGATACGGGCAAGCCCTATAAACTAGGACCGAGAGAGTATATCGTTGGATGAGCTAAACTGATAAAGATGGATGGCATGAATGACAATAAAAGCGCTTTCATTATTAGAGCAACAAACAAATCTGAGATCATAGACGTAGTATTGCTTAGGCCTGGATTATAATCACTTGATTTGTGAGCTCAGATACTACTAATGGCCGGCGATGAAACCAACCACTCGCGCCATGAGCGCCACCGCTTCGCGGCTGCCGTGGTCCTCGATGAAGAAGCCGTGCCCTTTGCCTTCCGACTCGAACCACTCCACGTCCCCTCCCCACCCGCTGGACTTCACCGCCTCGTAGTACGCCCGATTCCTCGGCCGCCGCGGGTCCTCCGACGCTGCGCAGACCAGCATCCTCTCGCACGGCAGCGTCCTCAGGCTCGGCGCGCCGGCGGCCAGCGGGTTCATCCTCGGGTCGTCCAGCCCACCCCTCGCTCCCGGGAAGATGGCCGCCCACCTTTTCTCCACACTCACCCTATATTCCTCTGCCTCCGTGTCCAGTTTCACTTCGCCGCTGAACGAAGGGTGGAGCAAGATCACGCCCTCGATGCGCACCTGCGCAGCGGCAGCAGCGCGGAGACCAGTcaggccggcggcgatggccatgTTGTGGGCTATGTTCCCGCCGGCGCTGCCGCCGACCAGGAAGACGCGCCCGAGATCGCCGTGCTCGGACAGCCACGGATCGGCCGCGCCGGACACGGCCCAGTTGAGCGCGGCCCAGGAGTCGTCGTAGGCCGCCGGGAGTGGGTgctcgggagcgaggcggtagtcGACGGAGACAGCAAGGACCCGCGCGTTGCCTACTAGCGAGTTCATGTAGCGGTTGTGGCGACGACAGCCGGTTGACCCGACGATGAAGTAGCCGCCGTGGAAGACGACGGCGATCGGGAGCTTCGTCGCTGCCGCGGTGATAGTGTCGCCTCCGGATTCGGTGGCACGGACCTCTGGTAGGAAGAGGCGGACGGAAACACCGGTGGCGGCGTCGATCACGACGTCTTTGGAGGTGACGCCGGTGTCGGCGTCGAAGCCGGCGGGCACGGTGTCCATACCGCTCAGACGGTCGATGTGGCCGTCCTTGTATAAGCGGAAATATCCGGCGTCGACCACGATCTCGGTGCTCCCGGAATCCATCTTGCAGCGCGCCTGTGAAGCTAATACTCAATCGCGGCCAGAGGCAAGGAGAGCGGTGGTTTGGTGGAC encodes:
- the LOC127301823 gene encoding tuliposide A-converting enzyme b3, amyloplastic: MDSGSTEIVVDAGYFRLYKDGHIDRLSGMDTVPAGFDADTGVTSKDVVIDAATGVSVRLFLPEVRATESGGDTITAAATKLPIAVVFHGGYFIVGSTGCRRHNRYMNSLVGNARVLAVSVDYRLAPEHPLPAAYDDSWAALNWAVSGAADPWLSEHGDLGRVFLVGGSAGGNIAHNMAIAAGLTGLRAAAAAQVRIEGVILLHPSFSGEVKLDTEAEEYRVSVEKRWAAIFPGARGGLDDPRMNPLAAGAPSLRTLPCERMLVCAASEDPRRPRNRAYYEAVKSSGWGGDVEWFESEGKGHGFFIEDHGSREAVALMARVVGFIAGH